The following are encoded in a window of Gramella sp. MT6 genomic DNA:
- the feoB gene encoding ferrous iron transport protein B: MGKQINVALIGNPNTGKTSVFNQLTGLNQKVGNYPGITVEKKEGICKLPRGLKAHILDLPGTYSLNASSFDENVVIELLLNKNDKDFPDVAVVVSDVENLKRNLLLFTQIKDLGIPTILAINMADRMDRKGISLDVELLEERLKTKIALVSARKRMGIDYLKELIINYRHIPIEPCVNASIIDPEYFGNLRKAFPNQSLYKLWLVITQDVNFGNINRGELKKNSDFSTKSVSDLKRLQQKETILRYQFINGVLRETMKVDKNAATDLRSRLDRILTHKVWGYFIFFGILLLIFQAIYSWSSYPMDMIDAAFASLSEWTKDTLPSGSFTNLISEGIVPGLGGIVIFIPQIAFLFLFISILEESGYMSRVVFLMDRIMRRFGLSGKSVVPLVSGTACAIPAVMATRNIENWKERLITILVVPFTTCSARLPVYLIIIALVIPDKTFIGLNLQGITLMILYLLGFGMAIFSAWILNKIMKTNTKSYFVIEMPNYKLPMIKNVAINVVEKTKSFVFGAGKIILAISVILWVLASYGPGDNFENAEEIVTSNYSTENSIPQDELDEEIASFKLKNSYIGIMGRGIEPAVAPLGYDWKIGIAIISSFAAREVFVGTLATIYSVGSDEEETIKNRMAAETNPVLGGPLFTFASGVSLLLFYAFAMQCMSTLAIVKRETNTWKWPLLQLIIMSGFAYVVALIAFQLLK; encoded by the coding sequence ATGGGTAAGCAAATTAATGTTGCTTTAATTGGTAATCCCAACACCGGCAAGACTTCTGTATTTAATCAGTTAACAGGCCTTAACCAAAAGGTTGGTAATTACCCGGGTATCACGGTTGAAAAAAAGGAAGGAATCTGTAAACTTCCGCGTGGTCTTAAAGCCCATATTCTTGACCTTCCTGGAACCTATAGCCTTAACGCCTCTTCTTTCGACGAAAATGTGGTAATTGAACTATTACTGAACAAGAACGACAAGGACTTTCCAGATGTTGCAGTAGTAGTAAGTGATGTAGAAAACTTAAAAAGAAACCTCCTTTTATTTACTCAAATAAAAGACCTTGGCATCCCAACCATTCTTGCCATTAATATGGCCGACAGAATGGACAGAAAAGGGATAAGCCTGGATGTAGAGCTTCTGGAGGAACGGCTAAAGACAAAAATTGCCTTGGTAAGTGCCCGAAAAAGAATGGGAATTGATTACCTAAAGGAACTTATCATCAATTACAGGCATATTCCAATCGAACCTTGTGTAAATGCTTCAATTATAGATCCGGAGTATTTTGGGAATCTGAGGAAAGCATTTCCTAATCAGTCTTTATACAAATTATGGCTGGTGATCACCCAGGATGTGAATTTCGGAAACATCAATCGTGGTGAGCTAAAGAAGAATTCAGATTTCAGCACTAAGTCTGTGAGTGACCTAAAAAGACTTCAGCAGAAAGAAACCATTTTGAGGTATCAATTTATTAATGGGGTCCTAAGGGAAACCATGAAAGTTGATAAGAATGCGGCTACAGATCTAAGGTCAAGATTAGACAGGATACTCACCCACAAAGTTTGGGGTTATTTCATCTTCTTCGGAATATTATTATTGATATTCCAGGCGATCTACAGCTGGTCTAGTTATCCTATGGATATGATCGATGCTGCCTTTGCCTCTTTAAGTGAATGGACAAAGGACACTTTACCATCCGGTTCATTTACAAATCTAATATCTGAAGGGATCGTGCCGGGATTAGGCGGAATTGTAATATTCATTCCTCAGATCGCTTTCCTGTTCCTTTTTATATCTATCCTGGAAGAATCTGGTTACATGAGCCGGGTTGTTTTCCTAATGGACCGTATTATGAGGCGTTTTGGCTTAAGCGGGAAAAGTGTAGTTCCATTGGTTTCTGGAACCGCCTGTGCAATACCCGCAGTAATGGCAACGAGAAATATCGAGAACTGGAAGGAAAGACTTATCACTATTCTTGTAGTGCCTTTTACCACATGTTCAGCAAGATTACCTGTTTATTTAATAATTATCGCGCTGGTAATTCCCGATAAAACTTTCATTGGACTTAATTTACAGGGAATCACCTTAATGATCCTATACCTTTTAGGATTTGGAATGGCAATATTTTCAGCCTGGATCCTTAATAAGATCATGAAAACAAATACCAAGAGCTATTTCGTGATAGAGATGCCGAATTATAAACTACCTATGATCAAGAATGTCGCGATCAATGTGGTAGAAAAAACGAAATCTTTTGTCTTTGGTGCTGGAAAGATCATTTTAGCTATTTCAGTTATATTATGGGTTCTGGCCAGTTATGGTCCGGGAGATAATTTTGAAAATGCCGAAGAAATAGTTACTTCAAATTATAGTACCGAAAACAGCATTCCGCAGGATGAACTTGATGAAGAGATCGCATCTTTTAAATTAAAGAATTCCTATATCGGTATTATGGGCAGAGGTATCGAGCCTGCCGTTGCTCCACTTGGTTACGACTGGAAGATAGGAATTGCTATTATTAGCTCATTTGCTGCCAGAGAGGTTTTTGTTGGAACTCTGGCAACCATTTATAGTGTTGGTAGTGATGAGGAAGAAACAATAAAGAACAGGATGGCTGCAGAAACCAATCCGGTATTGGGTGGGCCATTATTCACATTCGCCAGTGGAGTCAGTCTCTTATTGTTCTATGCATTTGCCATGCAATGTATGAGTACCCTGGCTATTGTGAAACGAGAAACCAACACGTGGAAATGGCCTTTATTACAATTGATCATAATGAGTGGCTTCGCATATGTAGTGGCCCTTATAGCATTTCAATTGCTGAAATAG
- a CDS encoding FeoA family protein, with protein sequence MKVTVANLKRGQRGIIKEFSADMVPLKLLEMGCLPGNEVELVQTAPFHDPMYLNINGSHLAIRKETALLIEIELIG encoded by the coding sequence GTGAAGGTGACGGTTGCTAATTTAAAACGAGGTCAGCGGGGGATCATCAAAGAATTCTCGGCAGATATGGTACCTCTTAAGCTTCTTGAAATGGGTTGCCTTCCCGGTAACGAGGTAGAACTGGTTCAAACTGCGCCATTCCATGATCCAATGTATCTCAATATAAATGGAAGTCATCTGGCCATAAGAAAAGAAACCGCTTTACTAATAGAAATTGAATTAATAGGCTAA
- a CDS encoding SCO family protein: MLKFFARYKTFAIVFFIISVIIIFCIYTLLKPEERLPVYQPDMVNAELVDSTKQYVRKYHKIADFELVNQNGDTVTQEDYKDKIYIADFFFTTCLTICPIMTDHMINIQEKIKNDDEVYLLSHTVFPVTDSVPVLKKYAEEKGVIDEKWNLVTGDKKQIYDLARKSYLATKSTGDGGKYDMIHTENFVLVDKDRQIRGFYDGTDPEAIETLMHDLKVLKAEYH, from the coding sequence ATGCTCAAGTTTTTTGCTAGATACAAAACCTTTGCCATAGTTTTCTTTATAATCTCAGTAATTATAATTTTCTGCATTTATACATTACTGAAACCCGAAGAACGCCTTCCCGTTTACCAGCCAGACATGGTAAATGCTGAACTGGTAGACTCCACCAAACAATACGTTAGAAAATATCATAAAATCGCCGATTTCGAACTGGTAAATCAAAATGGAGATACTGTCACCCAGGAAGATTATAAGGATAAGATCTATATAGCCGACTTTTTCTTTACCACCTGCCTTACAATTTGTCCAATTATGACAGATCATATGATCAATATCCAGGAAAAGATCAAAAATGATGATGAGGTATATTTGTTATCACATACTGTCTTTCCAGTTACTGATAGTGTTCCTGTTTTGAAGAAATATGCAGAAGAGAAAGGAGTCATAGATGAAAAATGGAATCTGGTTACCGGTGATAAAAAACAGATCTATGACCTTGCCCGCAAATCTTATCTCGCTACAAAATCTACCGGTGATGGCGGAAAATATGATATGATCCACACAGAAAACTTTGTCCTGGTAGATAAAGACAGGCAAATTCGAGGTTTTTATGATGGCACCGATCCTGAGGCTATAGAGACTCTTATGCACGACCTAAAAGTGCTGAAAGCAGAGTATCACTAA